The stretch of DNA GAGGGGGGGACTGGAGGGTATTGGGGTGCCCCGAAGGGTCtgggggctggagctgagcctGGAGGGCGTGGAGGATATGGGGAGGGGGGCTGGGGCAGGTAGAGCAGCGGTTTCTGGGGCGCTGCTGGGGTCCCGCAGCACTTTGGGGTCCCTGATCTTGTTCTTTGTGCTGGGACCAGTCCAAGGCTCGCGGCCGGGGAAGAACGTGCAGCTGACGGAGAACGAGATCCGCGGGCTGTGCCTCAAATCCCGGGAGATCTTCCTGAGCCAGCCcatcctgctggagctggaggcacCCCTCAAGATCTGCGGTGAGGCCCGGAGAGCTGCCGGGCAGCGCTGGGGTGGCGTGGGGGGCTGCGGGGTGCCACTCACAGCCTGTGTCCTCCCTGCAGGCGACATCCACGGGCAGTACTACGACCTGCTGAGGCTCTTCGAGTACGGGGGCTTCCCCCCTGAGAGCAATTACCTGTTTTTGGGGGACTACGTGGACCGGGGCAAGCAGTCACTGGAGACCATCTGCCTGCTGCTCGCCTACAAGATCAAGTACCCCGAGAACTTCTTCCTGCTGCGGGGCAACCACGAGTGTGCCAGCATCAACCGCATCTATGGCTTCTATGACGAGTGTGAGTGCCCGGGCTGTGTCCCCTAAAAGCCCGCTGCCATCCCTGGGCTCCCGGTGTTGTCCCAGTGCTGTCCCACACTGACCCCACCGGTgagctccttccctccctgccatgtGTTCCCCTGTGTCCTCTGCCCTTCCGTGTCCTCCTGCCCACCCCCACACCCCCACGCtgtccccagggacaccccaaGTCCCCTTTGTGCCCCGCAGGCAAGCGACGATACAACATCAAGCTCTGGAAGACCTTCACCGACTGCTTCAATTGTTTGCCCATCGCCGCCATTGTGGATGAGAAGATCTTCTGCTGCCACGGAGGTGGGAACGGCCCCTCCCAGGGATttgggagggctggaggaggagtgGGATCTCCGTGCTGAGCTCTGGGGGTGCCCCTTTCCCGCAGGGCTGTCCCCAGACCTGCAGTCGATGGAGCAGATCCGGCGGATCATGCGGCCCACGGATGTCCCGGATCAGGGGCTGCTCTGTGACCTGCTCTGGTCCGACCCTGACAAGgatgtgcagggctggggggagaaCGACCGTGGGGTCTCCTTCACCTTTGGGGCCGAGGTGGTGGCCAAATTCCTGCACAAGCACGATCTGGACCTCATCTGCCGGGCACACCAGGTACCACCGGGACTCCCCAAATACTGGGGACACCTGGGAGGAGGGTTTGGGTCTCCAGTGAGTGTCATGTGGTTTCACCCCAACTGTTTCCCTGTGAAGGGTGGTGGGTGCTCCAGGAGTGAGTGGGTTGGAATTCTGGGGGTGTTTGCtctgggatttggggatttaCCTCAGCATTTGGGTGTTTACCCCGGGATTTGGGTATTTGCCCCGGGGGGATGAATAGTCATCCCTGGATGTGCCTGTTCCTCCCAGAGGCTGGATAATCGCTCTGGAGATGGATATTTGCCCTGCGGCAGTGGGTGTTTGTCCCGAGTGGTGGCTTCAGGGAAGGGAGGTTCACCCTGGCAGAGGGCGTTGGATATTTGGCCTGGGGGACTGGGAATTGGCCAGGCTAGGTGGATACTGGCCATGgcggggaagggagggggggaGTGGATATTTGCCAACCCCGTGCCCCCTCCAGGTGGTGGAGGACGGCTACGAGTTCTTCGCCAAGCGCCAGCTCGTCACCCTCTTCTCGGCCCCCAACTACTGCGGCGAGTTCGACAACGCTGGCGCCATGATGAGCGTGGACGAGACACTCATGTGCTCCTTCCAGGTGAGCCCAGGCAGGGGGAACACCCCCAATTCCTGCCGGGAGGGCTACAGGGAGTTCTGCCCTCCATGGCAGCGGGGAGCTGGGGCGGCAGCTCACTgatttctttcccccttcctgcccccccccccccagattTTGAAGCCGGCTGACAAGAACAAGGGCAAATACGGGCAGTTCAGCGGGCTGAACCCCGCTGGGCGCCCCGTCACCCCTCCCCGGAACTCTGCCAAAGCCAAGAaatgagctgggagctgcccctgtgctgcccatgcccccccgcccccgcaTCAGGTCGCTTTTCTTTCGACTCgtttttttatttgtaggaTCCTGCCCCCCCCCCGCCACGCTCCACCAAAGCAAATCcaggcccagggcagggagtgcCGGGGCGAGGGGGAGCCCGGagcccagagcccagccctggggtggcAGCGGAGGGGGGGGCAGGAGGACTTTTTGAGGAATAAACTTGTAATGGGTCACTGGGgggtgcctgtgctggtggTTGGATGGAGGCTGGGGGTGGCAGTGACTCGGGGCTCAGCATTCTCCATCGCTGTCCTCCGCCAGCACCTCCTGGGTGGTGGCCGGGCCGGGCCTTCCCGGTGTCATCACCGAGCCAAAAAACAGGGAGCGAAACTGTGGGGAGAAACAGGGGGGTCAGGAGGAAGCCGTGcccaccccctgcccccaggCACACCCATCCCAAACCTTCTTGTGCGGGGGggtccctggcacagctccttcctcctcctcctcctcctcggggTCACTCTCGGCTGGCCGGGGGGTGCACAGGGGcaaggtggggctggggggcccCCCTGAGCCCCCCTCGCTGGTTTCCATGGCAGCCATGTAGGACTCCAGGTCGTCAGCAAAGTCGTCTGACGGGACGGGCAGGTGGGACACGctgaggggacagagcaggatCGGGAATGTTCACTCTGGGCCCTGCTGATGGCAGCTGGAGGGCTCATCTGGGACTTACCCGTTGGTTGAAGGGGACTGGGAGTTGCTTTTCAGGTCAGAGAGGGTGGCCAGCACCAGGTGAACCTCCAGCACGGTGTCATCCAGGGTGAAGACCACCGgcctggggacacagaggggctgagggggtgccagggacagggctggcatGGGTGGGGACATGGTGACTGCTCCTACCTGCCAGGCTCGTCAAAGTGGATGGTGAGGGGCAGGTTGGAAGCCTCGGCGAagctcagcagcccctggggacaAAGGGGAGGGTGAGGGGGACCGGGGTGgcggggggggggtggggggtgacACAGGGCTATGGAGCTTGGGTGGGGACTCACCCGGAATTCCCTGAGGCAGAAAGTGATGTGGGAGCCTGAGGCCACAGCCACCGACTGGAACTCGTCCTCAGCCAGCCACAGCTCCGTCACCATCGTCTTGCTCGGCTCTGCAGGGGAAAATGGGGTGGATGGGGGGCTGGAGGGCACCCCAAGGTGGGGAAGGGGCCCCCTAACCCTGCAGGACTCACCTGCCTCATCCTCCACATAGTTCCGCAGGCTGATTTTGCCACCGGGGCCAGTCCCCAGTGTCACCTCAGCCAGCGTCAGGGGAAAGTGGACCACGGCCTCTGCCAGCACCCTGAGGGGCACAGGAAGGGGGCTGAgcaccccaaatcctgcatGGACGGCGGGGGTCCCTCCTTCCATCCGCCCTCATCCCGCTCTGCCCACCCTGTGGTGTCCCCCCTCACCGTGCCGGGGCGCAGAGGCGGCTGGCGCAGCGCTGGGTGTCG from Corvus cornix cornix isolate S_Up_H32 chromosome 5, ASM73873v5, whole genome shotgun sequence encodes:
- the PPP1CA gene encoding serine/threonine-protein phosphatase PP1-alpha catalytic subunit, with translation MADTEKLNLDSIISRLLEVQGSRPGKNVQLTENEIRGLCLKSREIFLSQPILLELEAPLKICGDIHGQYYDLLRLFEYGGFPPESNYLFLGDYVDRGKQSLETICLLLAYKIKYPENFFLLRGNHECASINRIYGFYDECKRRYNIKLWKTFTDCFNCLPIAAIVDEKIFCCHGGLSPDLQSMEQIRRIMRPTDVPDQGLLCDLLWSDPDKDVQGWGENDRGVSFTFGAEVVAKFLHKHDLDLICRAHQVVEDGYEFFAKRQLVTLFSAPNYCGEFDNAGAMMSVDETLMCSFQILKPADKNKGKYGQFSGLNPAGRPVTPPRNSAKAKK
- the RAD9A gene encoding cell cycle checkpoint control protein RAD9A produces the protein MKCVIAGGNVKVLGRAVHSLSRIGDELYLEPTENGLSLRAVNSSRSAFASFLFAPLFFQLYEPGSAGPDTELFRCKVHMKSFLGVFRSLPTLEKSVGKCLILLKPRASRLVLQLHCKYGVTKTHNLAFQECERLQAVFDTQRCASRLCAPARVLAEAVVHFPLTLAEVTLGTGPGGKISLRNYVEDEAEPSKTMVTELWLAEDEFQSVAVASGSHITFCLREFRGLLSFAEASNLPLTIHFDEPGRPVVFTLDDTVLEVHLVLATLSDLKSNSQSPSTNGVSHLPVPSDDFADDLESYMAAMETSEGGSGGPPSPTLPLCTPRPAESDPEEEEEEEGAVPGTPPHKKFRSLFFGSVMTPGRPGPATTQEVLAEDSDGEC